One window of Pseudacidobacterium ailaaui genomic DNA carries:
- a CDS encoding OmpH family outer membrane protein — protein MKRSLALVCMLASGLGFSALAQAGATDPAPSAPAAVAPTGGTKIAIIAFQPAVMQTNEGQRNFADLQKKYEPKREQLKQMSDEIDNLKKQLQAAGNNLSDTERQNRLRTIDEKEKAYQRLGEDTQNDFQQDLQNTYQQIAEKFYNVLQGYAQQNGYSVVIDSSSQASPVLWASEATNITNAVIQAYNQKSGVPAPAAGSAAAPAAPTPHTTRPAGAAPKN, from the coding sequence ATGAAGCGTTCGTTAGCCCTCGTTTGCATGCTTGCGTCCGGCCTCGGCTTTTCTGCACTGGCCCAGGCAGGCGCTACTGACCCCGCGCCCAGCGCCCCGGCTGCTGTTGCGCCTACAGGCGGCACAAAAATCGCCATCATCGCATTTCAGCCCGCCGTCATGCAGACGAATGAGGGTCAGCGCAATTTTGCGGACCTGCAGAAAAAGTATGAACCGAAGCGCGAGCAACTGAAACAGATGAGCGATGAGATTGATAACCTCAAAAAGCAGCTACAGGCCGCCGGGAACAACCTGAGCGATACTGAGCGCCAGAACCGCCTGCGCACCATTGATGAAAAGGAAAAGGCCTATCAGCGCCTCGGCGAAGATACGCAGAACGACTTCCAGCAGGACCTGCAGAACACCTATCAGCAGATTGCTGAAAAGTTTTACAACGTCCTCCAGGGATATGCGCAACAGAATGGCTATTCGGTGGTAATTGATTCCAGCTCGCAGGCCAGCCCGGTTCTCTGGGCCAGCGAAGCGACCAACATCACCAATGCAGTCATTCAGGCCTATAACCAGAAGTCTGGCGTTCCCGCACCGGCGGCAGGCAGCGCGGCAGCCCCCGCGGCTCCGACACCGCACACCACCCGTCCGGCCGGAGCGGCCCCGAAGAACTAG